In one Streptomyces sp. NBC_01288 genomic region, the following are encoded:
- a CDS encoding Gfo/Idh/MocA family protein, which yields MAVNPRDPLGVAVVGTGKMGADHVRRIQDVVNGARVSAVVDVDAERAKRIASGVDGCTAYTDPAAAMAAADVDAVLIASPGPAHEAALLTAFEHDLPVLCEKPLTPDAASALRVMEAELRLGHRRVQVGFMRRYDAEYMKLKSLLGTGQLGRPLMLHNRHRNAASPPFFTSSMLISDSVAHETDATRWLLGHEITAVTVLRPRPTASAPDDLQDPQFVVFETDGGAIVDVEMFVNCGFGYQVQAEIVCERGTARIGDGHAMVTNMAGRWGGTIAQDYVERFADAYDREVQTWVDATRRGEVTGPSVWDGYAAAAVCEAGVRALEDGVRVEVELVERPEFYR from the coding sequence ATGGCCGTGAACCCGCGCGACCCGCTCGGAGTGGCAGTCGTCGGAACCGGAAAGATGGGGGCCGACCACGTCCGCAGAATCCAGGACGTGGTCAACGGCGCCCGGGTGAGTGCCGTCGTGGACGTCGACGCCGAGCGCGCCAAACGCATCGCGTCCGGTGTCGACGGCTGCACGGCGTACACCGACCCGGCCGCGGCGATGGCGGCGGCCGACGTCGACGCCGTCCTGATCGCCTCACCGGGCCCGGCCCACGAGGCGGCCCTGCTGACGGCCTTCGAGCACGACCTCCCGGTCCTGTGCGAGAAGCCGCTCACACCGGACGCGGCCTCAGCGCTGCGCGTGATGGAGGCGGAGCTGCGCCTCGGCCACCGCCGGGTGCAGGTCGGCTTCATGCGGCGCTACGACGCCGAATACATGAAACTCAAGTCCCTCCTGGGTACAGGCCAGTTGGGCAGACCGCTCATGCTCCACAACCGGCACCGCAACGCCGCCAGCCCGCCCTTCTTCACCAGTTCCATGCTCATCAGCGACTCCGTGGCCCACGAGACCGACGCGACGCGCTGGCTGCTCGGCCACGAGATCACCGCGGTGACGGTGCTGCGCCCACGCCCCACGGCAAGCGCCCCGGACGACCTCCAGGACCCGCAGTTCGTCGTCTTCGAGACCGACGGCGGCGCGATCGTCGACGTCGAGATGTTCGTCAACTGTGGCTTCGGCTACCAGGTCCAGGCCGAGATCGTCTGCGAACGCGGCACCGCCCGCATCGGCGACGGCCACGCCATGGTCACCAATATGGCCGGCCGCTGGGGCGGCACCATCGCCCAGGACTACGTCGAACGCTTCGCCGACGCCTACGACCGCGAGGTCCAGACCTGGGTCGACGCCACCCGCCGCGGCGAGGTGACCGGGCCGAGCGTGTGGGACGGGTACGCGGCGGCGGCCGTGTGCGAGGCGGGGGTACGGGCGTTGGAGGACGGGGTTCGGGTGGAAGTGGAGTTGGTGGAGCGGCCCGAGTTCTATCGGTAG